The DNA segment TTATCGCTGCCCCGTGTTTGTGTTGATGTGTTGTGCCGGCTGTGTGTCCGTgtccaagtgtgtgtgtctgtatgtgtgtgtctgtatgtgtgtctcggtgtgtgtatgtgtgtgtggaaacgATAGCGGTTAGGTTAGGAGCATCGAAGTTCATTCGGCCTGACTGTCCCCGCCGGCACAGTTTTAGGAACACATGGAGAGCGCGATGCCGAGAAAGTCCTCGAACCCGATCGTAATGATGCCCTTCTGCTCGGTGTCCCGGACGCGGAACGCGTCAGTAAAGCGCTGTATCTGGATGCACGTCACGATGAACTGGTCGACCGAGATTTCCTTCCGGTTGATGGGATCGTTTTTCGCAATCAGGTACTGTATGAACTGGGGCGAAAAGCGGAAACCCATCTGCGTCAGCGCCTGGGTCAGCTCGGACTCCTCGATGTGGCCGGATGCGTCGCGATCGAAGTTCTTAAACACGTGCAGCCACTGGTTGATGTAGTTGTACAGCTTCTCAAAGTCGTAGATGTCGACCGTGCCGGTCTTGTTGCGATCGAACATGCCTATACACGAACCGGGGGATGAGAGAAACGGAACAGAGCAAAGAACCGTACAGTTGAGTCATCAGCAATTCCTCAAGCACTACCGCTCACATTACACACACTCGCGCGCGTAAGCACAAAAACTCACTGATCATCAAATTGCAGGCCGTGTCGGAGAAGTGGTCGCCCCGTCCATTGATCAGCGCTTGCTGCAGCTCCCGGTTGTTGATGCGGCCTGTGTTGTCTTTGTCGATGTTGCGGAAAATGTTCTGGATTTCCGGATTGACGGGCGGTTGCTGCGGTGGCGGTGCGTAACCACCGTAACCGCCTCCGTACCCGCCCGCTGCAGCCGGGTTTTGTCCATAGCCTCCATACTGTTGTTGCGGGTATCCTCCCTGGTAGAAAACGTCCCGTCGAGACACACGAAACGACACAATTAGAATGAATAAAGCTGGGcgtatacacacacgcacgaacgcagCGGAGGGGGGAGTCAAGTGTGCACCAATGATTCACACCATTCCAGTAGTTTGGCCCAATGTTGGGGCTCTCTATCAATCTAGTTAgcatcgcaaaagtcgcgtAAATAAATCACCACAGTGACGGACGGGTCAGGTGCACCCTCCCCCCAAACAGAGGGAATGGGGCAAAACAACACGTCAGCTTTTATCAAACAGGCCGAAATCGGCTGGCACTCACCTGATAAGCCATCGTCGTCTAGATTTCTATCTTcgctcaaacacacaaacactccagAATGGGAATAATAACTTAATCACGTACAGATAAAACGAACGCGAACAACACGGTGCTGCCTATTGCCgacgcgatttttttttatctttgctCTACCTAGCTGGCGAACCAAATG comes from the Anopheles coluzzii chromosome 2, AcolN3, whole genome shotgun sequence genome and includes:
- the LOC120949959 gene encoding peflin; amino-acid sequence: MAYQGGYPQQQYGGYGQNPAAAGGYGGGYGGYAPPPQQPPVNPEIQNIFRNIDKDNTGRINNRELQQALINGRGDHFSDTACNLMISMFDRNKTGTVDIYDFEKLYNYINQWLHVFKNFDRDASGHIEESELTQALTQMGFRFSPQFIQYLIAKNDPINRKEISVDQFIVTCIQIQRFTDAFRVRDTEQKGIITIGFEDFLGIALSMCS